From one Rhodamnia argentea isolate NSW1041297 chromosome 1, ASM2092103v1, whole genome shotgun sequence genomic stretch:
- the LOC115751353 gene encoding probable nucleoredoxin 1 produces the protein MADVVGDGARHDVQSLLSSPDRDFLIRNNGDQVEVASLKGKTIGLYFSASWCGPCHQFTPTLAEVYNEVSPRGDLEIIFISADEDEESFSEYFSKMPWLAVPFPDSDKRDSLDELFEVRGIPHLVFLDGTGRVLTDSGVEIVREYGVEGHPFTPELIKELKDRDEAARRNQSLTSLLVHGSRDFVVSSDWKKVPVTELEGKTVGLYFSLSMYRACVDFAPMLREVYEKLKAQGESFEIVQIPLDDDEESFKQAFGSMPWLSLPLEDKKCEKLVRYFELSTLPTLVIIGPDGKTLHSNVAKTVEEHGVAAYPFTPEKLAELAELEKKREESQTLESILVSGDRDFVIGKEGNKIPVSGLAGKTVLLYFSAHWCPPCRAFLPVLMEAYEKIKANDNAFEVIFISSDNDQTAFDDYFAEMPWLALPFGDERKKSLDRKFQVNEIPALIAIGSTGRTLTKEARALTSEHGADAYPFTAEHLKELEAKSTEIEPDG, from the exons ATGGCGGATGTTGTCGGAGACGGAGCTCGTCACGATGTTCAGTCCCTCTTGTCTTCTCCGGACAGGGACTTCCTCATCCGAAACAACGGCGATCAG GTTGAAGTCGCTAGCTTGAAGGGGAAGACGATCGGCTTGTACTTCTCCGCGTCATGGTGCGGCCCGTGCCATCAGTTCACCCCGACTCTGGCGGAGGTGTACAATGAAGTTTCCCCAAGAGGTGATCTGGAGATCATTTTCATCTCCGCAGACGAGGATGAAGAGTCCTTCAGTGAATACTTTTCCAAGATGCCGTGGCTTGCAGTCCCATTCCCTGACTCGGACAAGCGTGATAGCTTGGATGAGTTGTTTGAGGTGAGGGGAATACCCCACCTCGTGTTTCTCGATGGCACAGGTAGAGTCTTGACCGATAGCGGGGTCGAGATCGTCCGCGAGTATGGAGTGGAAGGTCACCCTTTCACTCCGGAACTCATCAAAGAGTTGAAAGACCGGGATGAAGCTGCTAGGAGAAATCAATCGTTGACCTCTCTTTTGGTCCATGGATCTCGTGACTTCGTAGTTTCGTCCGATTGGAAGAAG GTTCCTGTTACTGAGCTTGAAGGGAAAACCGTGGGTCTGTATTTCTCATTGTCCATGTACAGAGCATGCGTCGATTTCGCGCCAATGTTACGGGAGGTTTATGAGAAGCTGAAGGCCCAAGGAGAGAGTTTTGAGATCGTTCAGATACCTCTCGATGATGACGAAGAATCATTCAAACAAGCCTTTGGAAGCATGCCATGGCTTTCATTACCATTGGAGGACAAGAAATGTGAGAAGCTGGTTAGGTACTTTGAGCTCTCGACCCTACCCACTCTGGTCATAATTGGTCCTGATGGGAAGACTCTCCATTCCAATGTTGCCAAAACCGTCGAGGAGCACGGCGTTGCAGCTTACCCATTCACTCCGGAAAAGCTCGCTGAGCTTGCGGAGTTagagaagaaaagggaagagtCTCAGACATTGGAGTCAATCTTGGTTTCAGGGGATCGAGATTTCGTCATTGGAAAGGAAGGAAACAAG ATTCCGGTATCGGGCTTGGCAGGGAAGACTGTCCTCCTTTACTTCTCAGCACACTGGTGCCCTCCTTGCCGTGCATTCCTGCCGGTGCTTATGGAGGCATACGAAAAGATCAAGGCCAACGACAATGCCTTTGAGGTGATCTTCATCTCTAGCGACAATGACCAGACTGCCTTCGATGATTATTTTGCTGAGATGCCGTGGCTGGCGCTCCCCTTTGGCGATGAGAGGAAGAAATCCCTGGATCGCAAATTCCAGGTCAATGAGATCCCCGCCCTCATAGCCATCGGCTCAACTGGCCGGACACTGACTAAAGAAGCAAGGGCTCTTACATCGGAGCACGGGGCTGATGCTTATCCTTTTACCGCTGAACATCTCAAGGAGTTAGAGGCAAAGTCGACTGAGATTGAGCCGGATGGATGA